One region of Tachysurus vachellii isolate PV-2020 chromosome 11, HZAU_Pvac_v1, whole genome shotgun sequence genomic DNA includes:
- the asphd2 gene encoding aspartate beta-hydroxylase domain-containing protein 2 produces the protein MDWMRDWVQAVRECEGGALGTVLCLALLFIWYCYRVGCENASYTPESRSSPPELSSTKLRPTLGGVRTGGGTNEEELNGFAYCQSPECFRCSRPGDGFNQRLYHNLQDYAKRYTWAGMGRVHKGVREQDRYRLCNRPSIQKAEVFFLPDLPSAPFFSRDAQKHDVELLERSFPALLAEFESVYRTPPPLAPGWKTNSTPRGHWWTFYLVNQGTTLALNARRCPRTWRVLGQLRTFIANNVFGNACFSVLSPGAAITEHYGPTNVRLRCHLGLKVPPHCELVVGGEPQCWSEGNCLLFDDSFLHTAFHDGSLEDGPRVVFMVDLWHPNVAAAERQALDYIFTPGR, from the exons atggaTTGGATGCGGGACTGGGTGCAGGCTGTGCGTGAGTGTGAGGGCGGGGCTTTAGGGACGGTGCTCTGTTTAGCTCTGCTCTTTATCTGGTACTGTTACCGTGTGGGTTGTGAAAATGCCTCCTACACGCCCGAGTCTCGCTCCAGCCCACCCGAACTCTCATCCACAAAACTCCGCCCTACACTGGGTGGAGTCAGAACAGGGGGCGGGACCAATGAGGAGGAGTTGAATGGCTTTGCGTACTGTCAGTCTCCCGAGTGTTTCCGCTGCTCGCGGCCTGGTGACGGGTTTAACCAACGACTTTACCACAACCTACAGGACTACGCTAAACGCTACACGTGggcag GTATGGGGCGTGTGCATAAAGGTGTGCGTGAACAGGACCGCTATCGTCTGTGCAATCGTCCGTCCATCCAGAAGGCGGAGGTGTTTTTCCTGCCTGATCTGCCATCGGCTCCGTTTTTCTCCCGTGACGCGCAGAAGCACGACGTGGAGCTTTTAGAGAGAAGTTTTCCTGCTCTGTTGGCTGAGTTTGAGAGTGTGTACCGTACGCCGCCGCCCCTCGCACCCGGGTGGAAGACTAACAGCACGCCGCGGGGACACTGGTGGACCTTCTACCTGGTGAACCAGGGCACAACGCTGGCGCTGAACGCTCGCCGCTGCCCGCGCACGTGGAGGGTCCTGGGACAACTACGCACCTTCATCGCCAACAACGTGTTCGGAAATGCCTGCTTCTCCGTCCTCAGCCCCGGAGCTGCCATCACCGAGCACTACGGACCCACCAACGTCCGGCTGCGCTGCCACCTGG ggctGAAGGTTCCTCCTCACTGTGAGCTGGTGGTAGGTGGGGAGCCTCAGTGTTGGTCTGAGGGAAACTGCCTGCTGTTTGATGACTCGTTCCTTCACACAGCCTTTCATGATg GAAGTCTAGAAGACGGACCTCGTGTCGTGTTCATGGTGGATTTGTGGCATCCGAACGTGGCAGCGGCTGAGAGACAGGCGCTCGACTACATCTTCACTCCGGGACGCTGA